One segment of Enterobacter ludwigii DNA contains the following:
- the murF gene encoding UDP-N-acetylmuramoyl-tripeptide--D-alanyl-D-alanine ligase, which translates to MISITLSQAAAVLQGELLGHDLTIEAVTTDTRKVTPGCLFVALKGERFDAHDFAQQARENGAGALLVSRKLAVDLPQIVVKDTRLAFGELAAWVRQQVPTRVVALTGSSGKTSVKEMTAAILSQCGNTLYTAGNLNNDIGVPMTLLRLTKEHEFAVIELGANHQGEIAWTVSLTRPEAALVNNLAAAHLEGFGSLEGVAKAKGEIYTGLPEDGIAIMNADNNDWLNWQQIIGSRKTWRFSPNAANSDFTATNIHVTSHGTEFTLNTPTGGIEVLLPLPGRHNIANALAAAALSMAVGASHQAIKTGLANLKAVPGRLFPIQLAENKLLLDDSYNANVGSMTAAVQVLSEMPGYHVLVVGDMAELGDESEACHVQVGDAAKAAGIDCVLSAGKLSQAISHASGVGEHFADKAALIERLKALMTEKQIVTVLVKGSRSAAMEEVVHALQENGTC; encoded by the coding sequence GCTGCTGGGTCACGATCTGACCATCGAGGCCGTGACGACCGATACCCGCAAAGTGACCCCGGGTTGTCTGTTTGTGGCGCTGAAGGGCGAACGTTTTGACGCGCATGATTTTGCACAACAGGCCAGGGAGAATGGTGCAGGGGCGCTGCTGGTCAGCCGTAAACTCGCTGTCGATCTGCCGCAGATCGTGGTGAAAGATACCCGTCTGGCATTCGGCGAGCTGGCGGCCTGGGTTCGTCAGCAGGTGCCGACGCGCGTCGTCGCGCTGACCGGTTCATCAGGCAAAACCTCTGTGAAAGAGATGACTGCGGCCATCCTGAGCCAGTGCGGAAATACGCTTTATACAGCAGGCAACCTTAACAATGATATCGGCGTGCCGATGACATTACTTCGCCTGACCAAAGAGCATGAATTTGCCGTGATCGAGTTAGGGGCAAACCACCAGGGCGAAATCGCCTGGACCGTGAGCCTGACGCGCCCGGAAGCAGCGCTGGTGAATAACCTGGCCGCTGCACATCTGGAAGGTTTTGGTTCGCTGGAAGGCGTGGCGAAAGCTAAAGGCGAGATCTATACCGGCCTGCCGGAAGACGGTATCGCCATTATGAATGCCGACAACAATGACTGGCTGAACTGGCAACAGATCATTGGTTCCCGCAAGACCTGGCGCTTCTCGCCGAACGCGGCCAACAGTGATTTTACCGCGACCAATATTCATGTGACTTCGCATGGCACGGAATTCACCCTTAATACCCCAACCGGGGGCATTGAGGTGCTTCTGCCATTGCCGGGTCGTCATAATATCGCCAATGCGCTCGCGGCAGCGGCGCTGTCGATGGCGGTTGGTGCGTCGCATCAGGCGATTAAAACCGGTCTGGCAAATTTAAAAGCCGTGCCGGGGCGTCTGTTCCCGATCCAGCTTGCGGAAAACAAACTGCTTCTGGATGACTCCTATAACGCGAACGTCGGCTCAATGACCGCGGCGGTGCAGGTGTTGTCTGAGATGCCAGGTTATCACGTGCTGGTGGTGGGCGATATGGCTGAGCTGGGTGATGAAAGCGAAGCCTGTCATGTCCAGGTGGGGGACGCGGCGAAAGCGGCAGGTATTGATTGCGTGCTGAGCGCCGGAAAACTGAGCCAGGCGATTAGCCATGCCAGCGGTGTTGGCGAGCACTTTGCCGATAAAGCCGCGCTGATTGAACGCCTTAAGGCATTGATGACAGAAAAACAAATTGTGACTGTGTTAGTGAAAGGTTCACGTAGTGCCGCCATGGAAGAGGTTGTGCACGCATTACAGGAGAACGGGACATGTTAG
- the mraY gene encoding phospho-N-acetylmuramoyl-pentapeptide-transferase produces MLVWLAEHLVKYYSGFNVFSYLTFRAIVSLLTALFISLWMGPRMIARLQKLSFGQVVRNDGPESHFSKRGTPTMGGIMILTAIVVSVLLWAYPSNPYVWCVLTVLVGYGIIGFVDDYRKVVRKDTKGLIARWKYFWMSVIALGVAFALYLAGKDTPATELVVPFFKDVMPQLGLFYILLAYFVIVGTGNAVNLTDGLDGLAIMPTVFVAAGFALVAWATGNMNFANYLHIPYLRHAGELVIVCTAIVGAGLGFLWFNTYPAQVFMGDVGSLALGGALGIIAVLLRQEFLLVIMGGVFVVETLSVILQVGSFKLRGQRIFRMAPIHHHYELKGWPEPRVIVRFWIISLMLVLIGLATLKVR; encoded by the coding sequence ATGTTAGTTTGGCTGGCCGAACATTTGGTCAAATATTATTCAGGCTTTAACGTCTTTTCCTATCTGACGTTTCGCGCCATTGTCAGCCTGCTGACTGCGCTGTTCATCTCTTTGTGGATGGGCCCGCGCATGATTGCCCGTCTGCAAAAACTCTCCTTCGGTCAGGTTGTGCGTAACGACGGTCCGGAGTCGCACTTCAGCAAGCGAGGTACGCCGACCATGGGCGGGATCATGATCCTGACCGCGATCGTTGTTTCCGTACTGCTGTGGGCTTATCCCTCTAACCCGTACGTCTGGTGCGTACTTACCGTGCTGGTGGGCTACGGCATCATTGGGTTTGTTGATGATTACCGCAAGGTCGTGCGTAAAGACACCAAGGGCCTGATCGCCCGCTGGAAATACTTCTGGATGTCGGTGATTGCGCTGGGCGTGGCCTTCGCGCTGTATCTGGCAGGAAAAGACACCCCCGCCACCGAGCTGGTGGTGCCGTTCTTTAAAGATGTGATGCCGCAACTGGGGCTGTTCTACATTCTGCTGGCCTACTTCGTCATCGTGGGCACCGGTAATGCCGTAAACCTGACCGACGGTCTGGATGGCCTGGCGATTATGCCAACCGTCTTCGTCGCCGCCGGTTTTGCGCTGGTGGCGTGGGCCACAGGTAATATGAACTTTGCTAACTATCTGCACATTCCATACCTGCGACACGCAGGCGAACTGGTTATCGTCTGTACGGCGATTGTCGGGGCGGGACTGGGCTTCCTGTGGTTCAACACCTACCCGGCGCAGGTCTTTATGGGTGACGTCGGTTCACTGGCTCTGGGCGGCGCGCTGGGCATTATTGCCGTACTGCTGCGCCAGGAGTTCCTGCTGGTGATTATGGGTGGGGTATTTGTGGTTGAAACCCTTTCAGTGATTTTGCAGGTCGGGTCCTTCAAGCTGCGCGGTCAGCGCATCTTCCGTATGGCACCGATTCACCATCACTATGAACTGAAAGGCTGGCCGGAACCGCGCGTGATTGTGCGCTTCTGGATTATTTCGCTGATGCTGGTGCTGATTGGCCTGGCAACGCTGAAGGTACGTTAA
- the murD gene encoding UDP-N-acetylmuramoyl-L-alanine--D-glutamate ligase, which produces MADYQGKKVVIIGLGLTGLSCVDFFLARGVTPRVMDTRVSPPGLDKLPEQVERHLGGLNDDWLLAADLIVASPGMALAHPSLSAAADAGVEIVGDIELFCREAQAPVIAITGSNGKSTVTTLVGEMAKAAGMNVGVGGNIGLPALMLLDKGCELYVLELSSFQLETTSSLRAAAATILNVTEDHMDRYPFGLQQYRAAKLRIYENAKVCVVNADDALTMPVRGADDRCISFGITMGDYHLNRQLGETWLRVKGEKVLNVKEMKLTGQHNYTNALAALALADAVGLPRSSSLQALTTFTGLAHRFQLALEHNGVRWINDSKATNVGSTEAALNGLHVEGTLHLLLGGDGKSADFSTLKPYLSGNNIRLYCFGRDGSELAELRPDIAEQTETMEQAMRLIAPRVKPGDMVLLSPACASLDQFKNFEQRGDLFTRLAKELG; this is translated from the coding sequence ATGGCAGATTACCAGGGCAAAAAAGTCGTTATCATCGGGTTGGGGCTGACAGGCCTCTCCTGCGTGGACTTTTTCCTCGCGCGCGGCGTGACGCCGCGCGTAATGGATACGCGTGTTTCTCCGCCGGGTCTGGATAAACTGCCGGAACAGGTTGAACGCCACCTTGGTGGTCTGAATGATGACTGGCTGCTGGCAGCCGATCTGATTGTCGCCAGCCCCGGTATGGCGCTGGCGCATCCTTCACTCAGCGCCGCGGCCGATGCGGGCGTTGAGATTGTCGGTGATATTGAGTTGTTCTGCCGTGAAGCGCAGGCACCCGTTATCGCGATTACCGGCTCTAACGGTAAAAGCACCGTCACCACCCTTGTGGGTGAGATGGCGAAAGCGGCGGGCATGAACGTGGGCGTGGGAGGCAATATTGGCCTGCCAGCGCTAATGCTGCTGGATAAAGGCTGTGAATTGTACGTCCTCGAGCTTTCCAGCTTCCAGCTGGAAACGACCTCCAGCCTTCGTGCGGCCGCGGCGACGATCCTTAACGTTACTGAAGATCATATGGATCGCTATCCGTTTGGTCTGCAGCAGTACCGCGCCGCCAAACTGCGCATTTATGAAAATGCGAAGGTCTGCGTCGTCAACGCGGATGATGCCCTGACCATGCCGGTGCGCGGGGCGGACGATCGCTGCATTAGCTTTGGCATCACCATGGGTGACTATCATCTTAACCGTCAGTTGGGCGAAACCTGGCTGCGCGTGAAGGGTGAGAAAGTGCTGAACGTGAAAGAGATGAAGCTTACCGGCCAGCATAACTACACCAATGCTCTGGCGGCGCTGGCGCTGGCGGATGCCGTAGGGCTGCCGCGTTCGTCCAGCCTGCAAGCATTGACCACCTTTACCGGCCTGGCGCACCGTTTCCAGCTGGCGCTGGAGCACAACGGTGTGCGCTGGATTAACGACTCAAAAGCCACCAACGTCGGCAGTACCGAGGCCGCCCTGAACGGCCTGCACGTTGAAGGGACCCTGCATTTACTGCTGGGCGGTGACGGTAAATCGGCGGATTTCTCCACGCTGAAACCGTATCTCTCCGGGAATAATATCCGCTTGTACTGCTTTGGTCGCGACGGCAGTGAGCTGGCTGAGCTGCGTCCTGACATTGCCGAGCAAACCGAGACCATGGAGCAGGCGATGCGGCTGATTGCCCCTCGCGTGAAGCCGGGTGATATGGTGCTGCTCTCTCCGGCCTGCGCCAGTCTCGATCAATTCAAGAATTTCGAACAGCGTGGCGATCTCTTTACCCGTCTGGCGAAGGAGTTAGGCTGA
- the ftsW gene encoding cell division protein FtsW encodes MRLSLPRLKMPRLPGFGVLAWVFAALKGWVMGSRQKDNDSLVMYDRTLFWLTLGLAAVGFIMVTSASMPVGQRLANDPFLFAKRDGLYIILAFCLALVTLRLPMEFWQRHSTAMLIASIIMLLIVLVVGSSVNGASRWIAFGPLRIQPAEFTKLSLFCYLANYLVRKVDEVRNNLRGFLKPMGVILVLAVLLLAQPDLGTVVVLFVTTLAMLFLAGAKLWQFIAIIGMGISAVVLLILAEPYRIRRVTSFWNPWEDPFGSGYQLTQSLMAFGRGEVWGQGLGNSVQKLEYLPEAHTDFIFSIIGEELGYIGVVLALLMVFFVAFRAMSIGRKALEIDHRFSGFLACSIGIWFSFQALVNVGAAAGMLPTKGLTLPLISYGGSSLLIMSTAIMMLLRIDYETRLEKAQAFTRGSR; translated from the coding sequence ATGCGTTTATCTCTCCCTCGCCTGAAAATGCCGCGCCTGCCAGGATTTGGCGTTCTGGCGTGGGTGTTTGCGGCACTCAAAGGCTGGGTGATGGGCTCTCGTCAAAAAGATAACGACAGCCTGGTCATGTACGACCGTACGCTCTTCTGGCTCACGCTGGGACTGGCGGCGGTTGGTTTTATCATGGTGACCTCGGCGTCAATGCCTGTCGGGCAGCGACTGGCGAACGACCCGTTCCTGTTTGCGAAACGTGATGGCCTGTACATCATCCTGGCGTTCTGTCTGGCGCTGGTGACATTACGTCTGCCGATGGAGTTCTGGCAGCGGCACAGTACCGCGATGCTGATCGCCTCCATCATTATGCTGTTAATCGTACTGGTGGTGGGGAGCTCCGTAAACGGGGCATCGCGCTGGATTGCCTTTGGCCCACTGCGTATTCAGCCCGCGGAATTTACCAAGCTCTCCCTGTTCTGCTACCTGGCTAACTACCTGGTACGTAAAGTGGATGAAGTGCGTAATAACCTGCGCGGCTTCTTAAAACCCATGGGCGTTATTCTGGTGCTGGCGGTCTTACTGCTGGCGCAGCCTGACCTTGGTACCGTGGTCGTGCTGTTTGTCACCACGCTGGCAATGCTGTTCCTGGCCGGGGCGAAGCTGTGGCAGTTCATCGCCATCATCGGAATGGGTATCTCAGCGGTTGTGCTGCTGATCCTCGCCGAGCCTTACCGTATCCGCCGTGTGACCTCATTCTGGAACCCGTGGGAAGACCCGTTTGGCAGCGGTTATCAGCTAACGCAGTCGCTGATGGCTTTTGGTCGCGGTGAAGTCTGGGGTCAGGGGCTGGGCAACTCGGTACAGAAACTGGAGTATTTACCCGAAGCGCACACTGACTTCATCTTCTCCATTATTGGGGAAGAACTGGGTTATATCGGTGTGGTATTAGCGCTATTAATGGTATTCTTCGTCGCTTTCCGCGCCATGTCGATTGGGCGGAAAGCGCTGGAGATCGATCACCGCTTTTCAGGTTTCTTAGCCTGCTCAATAGGTATCTGGTTTAGTTTCCAGGCATTGGTTAACGTCGGGGCCGCAGCGGGTATGCTGCCGACCAAAGGCCTGACGTTGCCGTTGATCAGTTATGGTGGTTCCAGTCTGCTGATTATGTCGACGGCCATCATGATGTTGTTACGCATAGATTATGAAACGCGTCTGGAAAAAGCCCAAGCGTTTACACGAGGTTCACGATGA
- the murG gene encoding undecaprenyldiphospho-muramoylpentapeptide beta-N-acetylglucosaminyltransferase: MNQPKRLMVMAGGTGGHVFPGLAVAHHLMDQGWQVRWLGTADRMEADLVPKHGIEIDFIRISGLRGKGIKAQLLAPVRIFNAWRQARAIMKRFKPDVVLGMGGYVSGPGGLAAWSLGIPVVLHEQNGIAGLTNKWLAKIATKVMQAFPGAFPKADVVGNPVRVDVLALPLPDARLAGREGPVRVLVVGGSQGARILNQTMPQVAAKLGDAVTIWHQSGKGAQQMVEQAYADEGQPQHKVTEFIDDMAAAYAWADVVVCRSGALTVSEIAAAGLPALFVPFQHKDRQQYWNALPLEKAGAAKIFEQPQFTADTVATTLAGWNREALLEMAQRARATAIPDATERVAKEVSLAAQA; this comes from the coding sequence ATGAATCAACCGAAGCGGTTAATGGTGATGGCAGGCGGTACCGGTGGACATGTGTTCCCGGGGCTCGCAGTTGCGCACCATTTAATGGATCAGGGCTGGCAGGTACGCTGGCTGGGAACCGCGGATCGCATGGAAGCCGACCTGGTACCGAAGCACGGTATCGAGATCGACTTTATTCGCATTTCCGGCTTACGCGGAAAAGGCATTAAGGCCCAGCTTCTGGCTCCGGTGCGTATTTTCAACGCCTGGCGTCAGGCGCGCGCCATCATGAAGCGTTTTAAGCCTGATGTGGTGCTGGGGATGGGCGGCTATGTTTCTGGCCCGGGTGGGCTGGCGGCCTGGTCATTGGGCATCCCCGTGGTGCTGCATGAGCAGAACGGCATTGCCGGTCTGACCAATAAATGGCTGGCGAAAATTGCCACCAAAGTGATGCAGGCTTTCCCAGGAGCCTTCCCGAAGGCGGACGTGGTGGGTAACCCGGTGCGCGTAGACGTGCTGGCGCTGCCATTACCGGATGCGCGCCTGGCGGGTCGTGAAGGGCCGGTCCGTGTGCTGGTCGTTGGCGGTTCTCAGGGCGCACGCATTTTAAACCAGACGATGCCGCAGGTTGCAGCAAAGCTGGGGGATGCGGTGACAATCTGGCACCAAAGCGGAAAAGGTGCTCAGCAGATGGTTGAGCAGGCTTACGCCGATGAAGGCCAGCCGCAGCATAAAGTGACGGAATTTATCGACGACATGGCCGCAGCGTATGCCTGGGCCGATGTCGTGGTCTGCCGCTCTGGCGCATTGACGGTGAGCGAAATTGCCGCCGCCGGGTTGCCGGCTCTGTTTGTGCCGTTCCAGCACAAAGACAGACAGCAGTACTGGAACGCGCTGCCGCTTGAGAAAGCCGGCGCCGCGAAAATATTTGAACAGCCACAATTTACCGCCGATACGGTCGCCACCACCCTGGCGGGCTGGAACAGAGAGGCATTACTGGAGATGGCGCAACGCGCACGCGCGACCGCTATTCCTGATGCAACGGAACGGGTGGCAAAAGAAGTGAGCCTGGCAGCCCAGGCTTAA
- the murC gene encoding UDP-N-acetylmuramate--L-alanine ligase: MNTQQLAKLRSIVPEMRRVRHIHFVGIGGAGMGGIAEVLANEGYQISGSDLAPNPVTQQLASLGATIYFNHRPENVRDASVVVVSSAISSDNPEIVAAHEARIPVIRRAEMLAELMRFRHGIAIAGTHGKTTTTAMVSSIYAEAGLDPTFVNGGLVKAAGVHARLGHSRYLIAEADESDASFLHLQPMVAIVTNIEADHMDTYQGDFENLKQTFINFLHNLPFYGRAVMCVDDPVIRELLPRVGRQITTYGFSEDADVRVEDYKQLGAQGHFTLARQDKELLHVTLNAPGRHNALNAAAAVAVATEEGIDDEAILRALESFQGTGRRFDFLGEYPLEAVNGKPGTAMLVDDYGHHPTEVDATIKAARAGWPEKNLVMIFQPHRFTRTRDLYDDFASVLSQVDTLLMLDVYAAGETPIPGADSRSLCRTIRGRGKVDPILVSDPAQVAEILAPVLTGNDLILIQGAGNIGKIARTLAEIKLKPQTQEDEHHG; encoded by the coding sequence ATGAATACACAACAACTGGCAAAACTGCGTTCTATCGTGCCCGAGATGCGTCGCGTCCGGCACATTCACTTTGTTGGCATCGGTGGTGCTGGCATGGGCGGTATTGCCGAAGTGTTAGCTAACGAAGGCTATCAGATCAGCGGGTCTGACCTGGCGCCAAACCCTGTTACGCAGCAGCTGGCGTCGCTTGGGGCGACTATCTATTTCAATCATCGCCCGGAAAACGTGCGCGATGCGAGTGTGGTGGTCGTGTCGAGCGCCATCTCCTCTGATAACCCGGAAATCGTGGCCGCGCACGAAGCGCGTATTCCGGTGATCCGCCGTGCGGAAATGCTGGCGGAGTTGATGCGTTTTCGACATGGCATTGCGATTGCCGGGACCCACGGCAAAACCACCACCACGGCGATGGTCTCCAGCATTTATGCAGAAGCGGGCCTCGACCCGACGTTCGTCAATGGTGGTCTGGTAAAAGCGGCAGGCGTGCATGCGCGTCTCGGACACAGCCGTTATTTAATTGCCGAAGCGGATGAGAGCGATGCGTCGTTCCTGCATCTGCAGCCGATGGTCGCCATCGTCACCAATATCGAAGCCGACCATATGGATACTTACCAGGGCGACTTCGAGAACTTAAAGCAGACCTTTATTAATTTCCTGCACAACCTGCCGTTCTATGGACGCGCGGTAATGTGTGTAGACGATCCGGTGATTCGCGAGCTGTTGCCGCGCGTCGGACGTCAAATCACGACTTACGGCTTCAGCGAAGACGCTGATGTCCGCGTGGAAGATTACAAACAGCTGGGTGCGCAGGGGCATTTCACCCTGGCGCGTCAGGACAAAGAACTGCTGCATGTCACCCTGAATGCACCAGGGCGTCACAACGCCCTGAATGCCGCAGCGGCAGTGGCCGTGGCGACAGAAGAAGGCATTGATGACGAAGCCATTCTTCGTGCACTGGAAAGCTTCCAGGGAACCGGGCGTCGCTTCGACTTCCTCGGTGAATACCCGCTGGAGGCGGTGAACGGTAAACCCGGTACTGCCATGCTGGTTGATGACTACGGTCACCACCCGACGGAAGTGGACGCGACGATCAAAGCCGCGCGTGCAGGCTGGCCAGAAAAAAATCTGGTCATGATCTTCCAGCCGCACCGTTTCACGCGTACCCGTGACCTGTATGACGATTTCGCCAGCGTCCTGTCACAGGTGGATACGCTCCTGATGCTGGATGTTTATGCAGCGGGCGAAACTCCTATTCCTGGTGCAGACAGCCGTTCTTTATGTCGTACCATCCGCGGACGCGGTAAAGTAGACCCTATTTTGGTTTCCGATCCTGCTCAGGTGGCTGAAATTCTGGCCCCGGTGCTGACCGGCAACGATCTAATTCTGATTCAGGGCGCGGGAAATATCGGCAAAATCGCCCGTACCTTAGCTGAAATCAAACTGAAGCCGCAAACTCAGGAGGATGAGCATCATGGCTGA
- a CDS encoding D-alanine--D-alanine ligase — MADKIAVLSGGTSAEREVSLNSGAAVLAGLREGGVDAHLVDPKETDVTQLKAMGFDKVFIALHGRGGEDGTLQGLLELTGMPYTGSGVMASAISMDKLRSKLLWQGAGLPVAPWVALTRREFEMGLSDSVNARIAELGLPVIVKPSREGSSVGMSKVDKAEDLSSALALAFQHDEEVLIEKWLSGPEFTVAMLGEEILPSIRIQPAGTFYDYEAKYLSDETQYFCPSGLEAERETDLQSLVVKAWHVLGCRGWGRIDVMLDSDGQFYLLEANTSPGMTSHSLVPMAARQAGMSFSQLVVRILDQAG; from the coding sequence ATGGCTGATAAGATTGCTGTCCTGTCTGGCGGCACATCCGCCGAGCGCGAGGTTTCCCTGAATTCAGGTGCCGCTGTACTGGCGGGCCTGCGTGAAGGTGGTGTGGATGCGCACCTGGTCGATCCGAAAGAGACTGACGTAACCCAGTTAAAGGCGATGGGCTTCGATAAAGTCTTTATCGCGTTACATGGCCGTGGTGGAGAAGACGGCACCCTTCAGGGGCTGCTGGAACTCACCGGCATGCCGTACACCGGCAGCGGTGTGATGGCCTCCGCCATTTCTATGGATAAACTGCGCAGCAAACTGCTGTGGCAGGGCGCGGGTTTACCCGTTGCCCCCTGGGTTGCCCTGACGCGTCGCGAATTTGAAATGGGCCTCTCCGATAGCGTTAATGCACGCATTGCTGAGCTGGGCTTACCGGTTATTGTAAAGCCCAGCCGCGAAGGGTCGAGCGTTGGCATGTCCAAAGTTGATAAAGCTGAGGATTTATCTTCCGCTTTAGCCCTGGCATTTCAACATGATGAAGAAGTTCTGATTGAAAAATGGCTCAGCGGGCCGGAATTTACCGTCGCGATGCTTGGCGAAGAAATTTTACCGTCAATTCGTATCCAACCGGCCGGAACCTTCTATGATTATGAGGCGAAGTATCTCTCTGATGAGACGCAATATTTCTGCCCAAGTGGTCTTGAAGCTGAGCGTGAAACCGATTTACAGTCCCTGGTGGTTAAAGCCTGGCATGTTCTGGGTTGCCGTGGATGGGGCCGCATCGACGTGATGCTCGACAGTGATGGACAATTTTATCTGCTGGAAGCAAATACTTCTCCGGGAATGACCAGCCACAGCCTTGTGCCGATGGCAGCGCGTCAGGCGGGGATGAGCTTCTCGCAATTAGTCGTACGTATTCTGGACCAGGCGGGCTGA
- the ftsQ gene encoding cell division protein FtsQ, with amino-acid sequence MSQAALNTRNRDDEEEYSSSRRSNGTRLAGIIFLLGVLCTVFISGWMVLGWMEDAQRLPLSKLVVTGERHYTRNDDIRQTILALGSPGTFMTQDVNIIQSQIERLPWIKQASVRKQWPDELKIHLVEYVPIARWNDQHMVDVDGNSFSVPADRVNKQNLPMLYGPEGSENEVLQGFREMGQVLAKDRFTLKDAAMTARRSWQLTLTNGIKLNLGRGDTMKRLARFVELYPVLQQQAQTDGKRISYVDLRYDSGAAVGWEPAPVEEPNQQQNQAQVQAEQQ; translated from the coding sequence ATGTCTCAGGCTGCATTGAACACGCGCAACCGCGATGACGAAGAAGAATACTCTTCTTCACGCCGGAGTAATGGAACGCGTCTTGCAGGTATTATTTTCCTGCTCGGGGTGCTGTGCACCGTGTTTATCAGCGGCTGGATGGTTCTGGGCTGGATGGAAGATGCGCAACGGTTGCCGCTTTCGAAGCTGGTGGTCACCGGTGAGCGTCATTACACCCGTAACGATGACATTCGCCAGACAATTCTGGCGCTGGGATCGCCTGGCACCTTTATGACGCAGGACGTCAATATTATCCAGAGTCAGATTGAACGTCTGCCATGGATAAAACAGGCGAGTGTCAGAAAGCAATGGCCTGATGAATTGAAGATTCATCTGGTTGAATATGTGCCCATTGCGCGTTGGAATGATCAGCACATGGTTGACGTAGACGGAAATTCCTTCAGCGTCCCGGCCGATCGTGTCAACAAGCAAAATTTACCGATGTTGTATGGCCCGGAAGGTAGCGAAAACGAAGTGTTACAAGGTTTTCGTGAAATGGGGCAGGTGCTGGCGAAGGACAGGTTTACGCTAAAAGATGCTGCAATGACGGCGCGCCGCTCCTGGCAACTGACGTTAACGAATGGCATTAAGCTCAACCTGGGTCGCGGGGACACAATGAAACGTCTGGCGCGATTTGTAGAACTTTACCCGGTTTTACAGCAGCAGGCACAGACTGACGGCAAACGGATAAGCTACGTTGATTTGCGCTATGACTCAGGCGCAGCAGTCGGTTGGGAACCGGCTCCGGTCGAGGAACCTAATCAGCAACAGAATCAGGCACAGGTACAGGCAGAACAACAATGA
- the ftsA gene encoding cell division protein FtsA, whose product MIKATDRKLVVGLEIGTAKVAALVGEVLPDGMVNIIGVGSCPSRGMDKGGVNDLESVVKCVQRAIDQAELMADCQISSVYLALSGKHISCQNEIGMVPISEEEVTQEDVENVVHTAKSVRVRDEHRVLHVIPQEYAIDYQEGIKNPVGLSGVRMQAKVHLITCHNDMAKNIVKAVERCGLKVDQLIFAGLAASYSVLTEDERELGVCVVDIGGGTMDMAVYTGGALRHTKVIPYAGNVVTSDIAYAFGTPPSDAEAIKVRHGCALGSIVGKDESVEVPSVGGRPPRSLQRQTLAEVIEPRYTELLNLVNEEILQLQEQLRQQGVKHHLAAGIVLTGGAAQIEGLAACAQRVFHTQVRIGAPLNITGLTDYAQEPYYSTAVGLLHYGKESHLSGEAEVEKRVSVGSWVKRLNNWLRKEF is encoded by the coding sequence ATGATCAAGGCGACGGACAGAAAACTGGTAGTTGGACTGGAGATTGGCACCGCGAAGGTTGCCGCTTTAGTAGGGGAAGTTCTGCCCGACGGTATGGTCAATATCATTGGCGTGGGCAGTTGCCCGTCCCGTGGTATGGATAAAGGTGGGGTTAACGATCTTGAGTCGGTGGTGAAGTGCGTACAGCGCGCCATCGATCAGGCTGAATTGATGGCAGATTGCCAGATTTCCTCTGTTTATCTGGCGCTTTCGGGTAAGCACATTAGCTGCCAGAACGAAATCGGCATGGTGCCGATTTCCGAAGAAGAAGTGACGCAGGAAGACGTTGAAAACGTTGTGCATACGGCGAAATCCGTGCGCGTTCGCGATGAGCATCGCGTGCTGCACGTGATCCCGCAGGAGTATGCGATTGACTACCAGGAAGGGATCAAAAACCCGGTCGGTCTTTCCGGCGTACGTATGCAGGCAAAAGTGCACTTGATCACATGTCACAACGATATGGCGAAGAACATTGTAAAAGCCGTTGAACGTTGTGGCCTGAAAGTTGACCAACTCATTTTCGCCGGTCTTGCAGCGAGCTATTCCGTGCTGACCGAAGATGAACGTGAACTGGGTGTCTGTGTGGTCGATATTGGTGGTGGTACAATGGACATGGCCGTGTATACCGGCGGTGCGCTGCGCCACACCAAAGTGATCCCGTATGCCGGGAACGTTGTGACCAGCGATATTGCTTACGCTTTTGGTACGCCACCGAGTGATGCAGAAGCGATTAAAGTACGCCACGGCTGTGCGCTGGGGTCTATCGTTGGCAAAGATGAGAGCGTTGAAGTGCCGAGTGTGGGCGGACGTCCACCGCGCAGCCTGCAGCGCCAGACGTTGGCAGAGGTCATTGAGCCGCGTTATACCGAGCTGCTTAACCTGGTCAACGAAGAGATTTTGCAGTTACAGGAACAGCTTCGCCAGCAGGGCGTGAAACATCATCTTGCAGCGGGGATTGTATTAACCGGCGGGGCAGCGCAAATTGAAGGTCTTGCGGCCTGCGCTCAGCGCGTGTTCCATACGCAAGTGCGTATCGGTGCTCCGCTGAATATCACCGGTTTAACGGATTATGCTCAGGAGCCGTACTATTCAACGGCCGTGGGCCTGCTCCACTACGGGAAAGAATCTCATCTCAGTGGTGAAGCAGAAGTGGAAAAACGCGTCTCAGTTGGGTCGTGGGTCAAACGACTGAACAACTGGTTGCGAAAAGAGTTTTAA